One window of Chryseobacterium sp. JJR-5R genomic DNA carries:
- a CDS encoding hydroxymethylglutaryl-CoA synthase family protein: MTFGIEAASFYVPSLYLETKDLAERRGIEPAKLEKGLGLHKMALPDVHEDAATFAAEALLKLIKDYRLNPKDLSRIYLGTESALDAAKPTASYAMQMSEKVLEQEFGERCFKNCDVVDLTFACIGAVDALHNSLDFVRANPDKKAVVIASDYAKYELDSSGEYTQGGGAVAVLVSAQPDLLEIENNWGVATESVFDFFKPRRSFNKEDLINAPENFPDTIEIFTDEPVFDGQYSNQCYQDRIREAYDHYKQVTGKAKPYESWKYLIFHLPYAFHGKRVFTEIYSLENGLPYSNPEEQKAVAKSPEYIQFISDTIEPSQRASSEIGNMYTASIFMALLSALQVSFDENEELAGQEIGFLGYGSGSKSKVFAGKVSENWKKVAGKWNLFENLKNSTAIDFDTYEKLHRKQLKKSVNEGYKGFGLKYIEWQNPVLKGARYYHYQ; the protein is encoded by the coding sequence ATGACTTTCGGAATTGAAGCAGCCAGCTTTTATGTACCTTCACTATATTTGGAAACTAAAGACCTGGCGGAGAGAAGAGGCATTGAACCTGCAAAGCTGGAAAAAGGATTGGGCCTGCACAAAATGGCACTCCCTGATGTGCACGAAGATGCAGCTACTTTTGCAGCGGAAGCTTTGCTTAAATTAATAAAAGATTACCGTCTCAACCCAAAAGACCTGTCCAGGATTTATCTGGGAACGGAAAGTGCACTGGATGCGGCAAAGCCAACGGCTTCTTATGCCATGCAGATGTCTGAAAAAGTACTGGAACAGGAATTCGGGGAAAGGTGTTTTAAAAACTGTGATGTGGTGGATTTGACGTTTGCCTGCATCGGAGCAGTAGATGCGCTTCACAACTCACTGGATTTCGTAAGAGCCAACCCGGATAAAAAAGCGGTAGTCATTGCCAGCGATTATGCCAAATACGAACTGGATTCTTCCGGTGAGTACACACAGGGTGGAGGTGCGGTAGCTGTTCTGGTTTCTGCACAACCGGATTTGCTTGAAATTGAAAACAACTGGGGCGTTGCCACGGAAAGTGTTTTTGATTTTTTCAAACCGAGACGGAGTTTCAATAAAGAGGATCTTATTAATGCCCCGGAAAATTTTCCGGATACAATAGAAATTTTTACTGATGAGCCGGTTTTTGACGGTCAGTACTCCAATCAGTGCTACCAGGACAGGATCCGGGAAGCCTACGACCATTATAAACAGGTTACCGGAAAAGCAAAGCCTTATGAAAGCTGGAAATACCTGATTTTCCACCTTCCGTATGCTTTTCACGGCAAAAGGGTCTTCACTGAAATTTACAGCCTGGAAAACGGACTTCCGTACTCAAACCCGGAAGAACAGAAAGCGGTGGCAAAATCACCTGAGTATATTCAATTCATCAGTGATACTATTGAGCCTTCTCAAAGGGCTTCGTCAGAAATCGGCAATATGTATACGGCTTCCATTTTTATGGCCCTGCTTTCTGCCCTGCAGGTTTCTTTTGATGAAAATGAAGAACTGGCCGGACAGGAAATCGGGTTCCTGGGGTACGGAAGCGGCTCCAAATCAAAAGTCTTTGCCGGGAAAGTCTCTGAAAACTGGAAAAAAGTAGCCGGGAAATGGAACCTGTTTGAAAATTTAAAGAACAGTACAGCCATTGATTTTGATACCTACGAAAAACTGCACCGGAAGCAGCTGAAAAAATCCGTTAACGAAGGTTATAAAGGTTTCGGATTAAAATACATTGAATGGCAGAATCCGGTTCTGAAAGGAGCAAGATATTATCATTATCAATAG
- a CDS encoding DUF779 domain-containing protein, translating to MQTQTTISRVSVTEKALEVIWELEKKYGELMFYQAGGCCEGTQPQCFEKGGFFPRMNDAMIGTINNHEFWIDRDLFEYWQYSHFTLDVTDGFGPGGFSLETPLGKTFKVQYKLFTKEEYENLEPVKRSE from the coding sequence ATGCAGACGCAAACCACAATATCCAGAGTATCGGTTACGGAAAAAGCCCTTGAAGTTATCTGGGAACTCGAAAAAAAATACGGTGAACTTATGTTCTACCAGGCCGGAGGCTGTTGCGAAGGTACCCAGCCGCAGTGCTTCGAAAAAGGAGGGTTCTTCCCGAGAATGAACGATGCCATGATCGGAACCATTAACAATCATGAATTCTGGATAGACCGTGATTTGTTTGAATACTGGCAGTATTCGCATTTTACACTGGACGTTACTGATGGCTTCGGGCCGGGCGGCTTTTCCCTGGAGACACCGTTGGGAAAAACATTCAAAGTGCAGTATAAGCTTTTTACCAAAGAAGAATACGAAAATCTGGAACCGGTAAAACGCAGTGAATAA
- a CDS encoding dicarboxylate/amino acid:cation symporter, with the protein MKEVIRNYSGILLLLLGIIAGSILGIAAPGVVDYVKPVGDIFLNLLFVSVVPLVFFAVSNSIASLEQQSKFGKIMVTMGFTFLFFILTAAVFTIGAVYLFPVSGVSGGQAVVEEAVNDESWGNRIVSFFTVGEFTQLFSRQNMLALLIFAFMTGFSARKAGEKGQAFRMFIASGYEVMKELLMLIMSIAPIGLGAYFAYQVATLGPQLFGFYAKPLGLYYAAGIVYFLVFFSLYAFMAKGRNGVKIFWKNAVYPTLTALSTCSSFATMPANLVAASKIGVQNQIANIVIPIGTTLHKNGSSMSSIIKIYVAFLIIGRDFFDPVNLLLALGITVFVSIVAGGIPNGGYIGEMLMISVYKLPQEAIPVVMIIGTLVDPLATVLNAVGQLVASMFVNRFVKV; encoded by the coding sequence ATGAAAGAGGTCATCAGAAACTACTCGGGTATTTTACTTTTGCTGTTGGGCATCATTGCCGGAAGCATACTCGGTATTGCAGCACCCGGTGTTGTTGATTATGTAAAACCTGTAGGGGATATTTTTCTTAATCTCCTTTTTGTAAGTGTGGTTCCACTGGTATTTTTCGCGGTTTCCAATTCTATTGCCTCACTGGAACAGCAGTCGAAATTCGGTAAAATTATGGTGACTATGGGATTCACTTTTCTTTTTTTCATCCTTACCGCTGCGGTTTTTACGATTGGTGCGGTCTATTTGTTTCCGGTTTCAGGTGTTTCGGGAGGTCAGGCCGTGGTTGAAGAAGCTGTAAATGACGAAAGCTGGGGAAACAGGATTGTTAGCTTTTTTACAGTCGGGGAATTTACACAGCTTTTTTCAAGGCAGAATATGCTGGCTCTCCTGATTTTTGCTTTCATGACGGGCTTTTCTGCCAGAAAAGCGGGTGAAAAAGGCCAGGCGTTTAGGATGTTTATCGCTTCAGGCTATGAAGTGATGAAAGAACTGCTTATGCTGATCATGAGCATTGCTCCCATTGGCCTGGGTGCCTATTTTGCATATCAGGTAGCTACCTTGGGGCCTCAACTCTTCGGGTTCTATGCAAAGCCTCTGGGATTGTATTATGCGGCCGGAATTGTGTATTTCCTGGTATTCTTTTCCCTTTACGCTTTCATGGCAAAAGGCCGCAATGGTGTAAAAATTTTCTGGAAAAATGCCGTTTATCCCACTTTAACCGCCCTGAGCACCTGCAGCAGTTTTGCCACAATGCCTGCAAATCTTGTGGCGGCATCTAAAATCGGGGTCCAGAACCAGATTGCCAATATTGTTATTCCTATAGGGACAACGTTGCATAAAAACGGTTCTTCGATGTCTTCAATCATTAAAATTTATGTGGCATTTCTAATTATCGGAAGGGATTTTTTCGATCCCGTCAATCTTCTGCTGGCTTTGGGAATTACGGTTTTCGTAAGCATTGTTGCCGGAGGAATCCCGAATGGCGGTTATATCGGCGAAATGCTGATGATCTCCGTTTATAAATTGCCACAAGAGGCGATTCCTGTAGTGATGATTATCGGTACCCTGGTAGATCCTTTGGCTACGGTTCTGAACGCTGTGGGACAACTGGTGGCTTCAATGTTCGTGAACCGGTTTGTGAAGGTTTAA
- a CDS encoding AraC family transcriptional regulator produces the protein MNDSKFLLHTPELKRKNQLLHLVENQTVFNMSNCEFSIYETHQASFNVKLHFDTIAFTAMLRGKKHMKLENKTGYFDYLPGESMLVAPGETMVIDFPEADETPSQCISLKLNPEFIEDSLNHLNYYSPKTDEMSRWHIEVDEYFLFNNPSLASATNNIMRIAMDDNSQKDIMADFALKELLIRLMQTQARSMVEKNRAKHKSRISFVVDYIRKNLHQKLSVDSIAKLAYVSKSNFFKMFKDELGTSPNEFILQERITRAKELLASRNSIKETAYQTGFSDTNYFTRVFKQLVGTTPKSYQDHILFLNNN, from the coding sequence ATGAACGATTCTAAATTTTTACTTCATACTCCCGAATTAAAGCGGAAAAACCAGCTGTTGCACTTGGTTGAAAACCAGACCGTATTCAATATGAGCAATTGCGAATTCAGCATTTATGAAACCCATCAGGCATCTTTTAACGTAAAACTGCATTTTGATACCATTGCTTTTACGGCCATGCTCCGCGGGAAAAAGCATATGAAGCTGGAGAATAAGACCGGCTATTTTGATTATCTTCCTGGAGAAAGTATGCTGGTAGCACCGGGGGAAACCATGGTGATTGACTTTCCTGAAGCTGACGAAACACCTTCACAGTGCATTTCCCTGAAACTGAATCCTGAATTTATTGAAGACTCACTGAATCATCTAAACTATTACAGCCCGAAAACAGACGAGATGTCCCGGTGGCATATTGAGGTGGATGAATATTTCCTTTTCAATAATCCGTCGCTGGCTTCTGCCACTAATAATATCATGCGGATTGCCATGGACGACAATTCTCAAAAAGATATTATGGCAGATTTTGCACTGAAGGAACTGCTGATCCGCCTGATGCAGACCCAGGCCAGGAGCATGGTGGAAAAAAACCGGGCTAAGCACAAATCAAGGATCAGTTTTGTGGTGGATTACATCAGGAAAAACCTTCATCAGAAGCTTTCGGTGGACAGCATTGCAAAGCTGGCGTATGTGAGCAAATCCAATTTCTTTAAAATGTTTAAGGATGAACTGGGCACTTCCCCCAATGAATTTATCCTGCAGGAAAGGATAACCAGGGCCAAAGAGCTGCTCGCAAGCCGCAACAGCATCAAGGAAACTGCTTACCAGACCGGATTTTCGGATACGAATTATTTTACGAGGGTATTTAAGCAGCTGGTAGGAACTACCCCGAAGAGTTATCAGGATCATATCCTATTTCTGAATAATAACTGA
- a CDS encoding serine hydrolase domain-containing protein, which yields MLKKLLFLSAISISGIAFSQNNVKEKLGNYLDSLFVHHKVMGSFALTDKNQTNFLKVVGFSDVEKQRKANMNTQYRIGSISKTFTAVLIMKAVEDKKLSLDKKLSDFYPEIPNADKISIGQLLQHRSGIHNLTDEAEYGQYYTRPQTETDLVNIIKKYKSDFEPGSKHSYSNSNYILLGFILEKAYKKPYAELIRDKIAKPLKLTLTEVGGKIDTSKNHAQSYQYFNGKYQLSSETDMSIPIGAGNIISTPTELIRFMLGLEQGKLVKKENLNKMKDFIDDYGYGLVKFPYGKTSGFGHNGGIDGFRSALFYFPDQKVVVSYIVNQSDMDTDEIFDKMMLTATGKDFEMPSFKTIEIPEAQLQKLVGNYLSPGVPLKINIFIQDKKLMAQATGQSAFPLDATSETSFKFDMAGIVINFHPEKKQFDIIQGGIKTTFIKE from the coding sequence ATGTTAAAAAAGTTACTTTTTCTTTCGGCAATCAGCATTTCAGGGATTGCTTTTTCCCAGAATAACGTAAAGGAAAAACTGGGAAACTATCTTGATTCCCTGTTTGTGCATCATAAAGTCATGGGAAGTTTTGCCCTTACCGATAAAAATCAGACCAATTTTCTGAAAGTAGTCGGTTTTTCCGATGTGGAAAAGCAGCGGAAAGCCAATATGAATACCCAATACCGTATCGGATCGATCAGTAAGACCTTTACGGCAGTGCTGATCATGAAAGCCGTGGAAGATAAAAAGCTTTCTTTAGACAAAAAACTTTCTGATTTCTATCCTGAAATACCCAATGCAGATAAAATAAGTATCGGACAATTATTACAGCACAGAAGCGGGATCCATAATTTAACGGATGAGGCGGAATACGGTCAATATTATACCAGGCCTCAGACGGAAACTGATTTAGTCAATATCATTAAAAAATATAAAAGCGATTTTGAGCCGGGATCAAAGCATAGCTATAGCAACTCCAACTATATTCTGCTCGGTTTTATCCTGGAAAAAGCATATAAAAAGCCTTATGCGGAATTAATTAGGGATAAAATTGCAAAACCCCTGAAACTGACATTGACAGAAGTCGGAGGAAAAATTGATACTTCAAAAAACCATGCACAGTCATATCAGTATTTCAACGGAAAGTATCAGCTTTCCTCAGAAACGGATATGAGTATTCCGATCGGTGCAGGAAATATTATTTCGACGCCCACCGAACTTATCAGATTCATGCTCGGACTGGAACAGGGAAAACTCGTTAAAAAGGAAAATCTTAATAAAATGAAAGATTTTATTGATGATTACGGTTACGGACTGGTCAAGTTCCCTTACGGTAAAACTTCAGGGTTCGGGCACAACGGAGGAATTGACGGTTTCAGGTCTGCACTGTTCTATTTTCCTGATCAGAAAGTAGTGGTAAGCTATATCGTTAATCAATCTGATATGGATACCGATGAAATTTTTGATAAAATGATGTTAACGGCAACGGGAAAAGATTTTGAGATGCCAAGCTTCAAAACGATTGAAATCCCGGAGGCTCAGTTGCAGAAATTGGTTGGGAATTATTTGAGTCCGGGCGTTCCTTTGAAAATCAATATCTTCATCCAGGATAAAAAGCTGATGGCTCAGGCCACCGGTCAGAGTGCTTTTCCGTTAGATGCCACTTCTGAAACCAGTTTTAAATTTGACATGGCAGGAATTGTAATCAATTTTCATCCGGAGAAAAAACAGTTTGACATCATTCAGGGAGGAATAAAAACAACGTTCATAAAAGAATAA
- a CDS encoding J domain-containing protein — protein MAYIDYYKILGVDKNATQDDVKKAYRKQARKLHPDLNPDDKEAERQFKELNEANEVLSNPENRAKYDKYGEHWKHGEEYEKAQQQQRQRSYQDDGGNFGGGFSGTDFGEGEDFSDFFQSMFGGSGRSARGSASGKFKGQDVQAELTLDLRDAAVTHPQTFEINGKKVRITIPAGIHDGQQIRLKGHGGPGHNGGPAGDLYITFNIPADPDFERSGDDLKTKVTIDLYTAVLGGDVTVNTLSGNVNLKVKPGTQNGTTVRLKGKGFPVYKKDGQHGDLFVTYEVKLPANLTQKQKELFEQLKNS, from the coding sequence ATGGCTTATATAGATTACTATAAAATTTTAGGCGTAGACAAAAACGCAACCCAGGACGATGTTAAAAAAGCATACCGGAAACAGGCAAGAAAGTTACACCCCGATCTTAATCCTGATGATAAGGAAGCGGAAAGGCAGTTCAAGGAGCTGAACGAGGCAAATGAAGTGCTCAGCAATCCGGAAAACCGTGCGAAGTATGATAAATACGGAGAACACTGGAAGCATGGCGAAGAATACGAAAAAGCACAGCAGCAGCAAAGGCAAAGGTCATATCAGGATGACGGCGGAAACTTCGGCGGCGGGTTTTCCGGAACGGATTTCGGGGAGGGCGAAGACTTTTCAGATTTTTTCCAGAGCATGTTCGGAGGTTCCGGAAGAAGTGCAAGAGGAAGTGCTTCAGGAAAATTCAAAGGTCAGGATGTGCAGGCAGAACTGACATTGGATTTAAGGGACGCAGCCGTTACGCATCCTCAGACTTTTGAAATCAACGGTAAAAAAGTAAGGATTACCATTCCGGCAGGCATACATGACGGCCAGCAGATCAGGCTGAAAGGCCACGGCGGCCCGGGACATAACGGCGGTCCGGCCGGGGATTTATACATCACATTCAACATTCCTGCAGACCCTGATTTTGAAAGATCCGGCGATGACCTGAAAACAAAGGTAACCATCGACCTGTATACTGCCGTATTGGGCGGAGATGTCACGGTAAATACCCTTAGCGGAAACGTCAACCTCAAAGTAAAGCCCGGCACACAGAACGGCACGACCGTAAGATTGAAGGGCAAGGGGTTCCCGGTTTACAAAAAGGACGGGCAGCATGGGGATTTATTTGTGACCTATGAAGTAAAGCTGCCTGCCAATCTTACCCAAAAGCAGAAAGAACTCTTTGAACAACTTAAAAATTCCTAG
- a CDS encoding chaperone modulator CbpM → MSERISREELVKIYNIEITFFDELVDSGLLNIHTENKIRYLMYEDLPSFERFANWHYDLEINLPGLEVIHEMLRKMDGLTQKNRELMNKISAMSERYEDI, encoded by the coding sequence ATGAGCGAAAGAATATCGAGGGAAGAACTCGTAAAAATATACAATATAGAAATTACTTTTTTTGATGAGCTGGTAGATTCCGGATTGCTGAATATCCATACGGAAAATAAAATCCGGTATCTGATGTATGAGGATTTACCGTCTTTTGAAAGGTTTGCCAACTGGCATTATGACCTTGAGATTAACCTTCCCGGCCTGGAGGTGATCCATGAAATGCTCAGGAAAATGGATGGCCTCACACAGAAAAACCGTGAACTGATGAACAAAATTTCTGCAATGAGTGAGAGATATGAGGATATTTAA
- a CDS encoding M1 family metallopeptidase codes for MKKAVLAIAVLGGILFSGTTAAQTETSGREKVYRATHTKVTELKHTKLKVNFDYQKEQMNGEEWLTAAPYFYPNSELILDAKGMLIQEVALDNNGKKSSLKYDYKDDVLKITLDKTYQKNQDYTVYIKYTARPNEVKQQGSAAINDAKGLYFINAQGKDADKPTQIWTQGETESSSAWFPTIDKSNQKTTQEIYMTVPDKYVTLSNGILKQSQKEANGQRTDHWVMDKRHSTYLFFMGVGEYAVVKDKWRNIPVDYYIEKEYEPYAKQIYGNTPEMMEFFSKRLGYDYPWAKYAQISGRDYVSGAMENTTATLHGSDILQKPGQLIDENTWEDTIAHELFHHWFGDLVTAESWSNLTVNESFANYSEYLWNEYKYGKDQADYHQMKDVNNYIHNPSDFKKDLVRFDYDSREDVFDLVTYQKGGGILHMLRNYLGDDAFFAGMQDYLKTYEYQNAEAHQLRLSFEKVSGKDLNWFFNQWYFGSGNPKINYSYTFEPVKKQITVTLNQTQEQPFEFPLAIDVYDNGKPKRYNVWVNAAAKNTFSFDVSKNADLVNINADGILLAEITDTKTPEQYLMQFTGSKEFKSRYNALNGIKDQIGKNPAATKLLATALKDPYFRTRIKALQLMDLSNPEQLKALGSDVEKLASNDPKTLVQAAAISALAKTKDRKYLPVFDKGVNAVSNAVKGSSVSAVIAVDPSRASALAEKIDLDGASETLMSQMLPIVVKNKVTSQMSNIAQLVAFYPFIKFQNPELGKSAEEGYNWIMSSDNLKATESITKIIMQAKGQMGDNPQVKMMISQMLKDGLNKKVELLRQNPQNAASINKQIDVMNKAIEDFK; via the coding sequence ATGAAAAAAGCCGTTTTAGCGATTGCTGTCCTCGGAGGGATTTTGTTTTCCGGAACTACAGCAGCGCAAACCGAAACTTCAGGAAGGGAAAAAGTCTACAGGGCTACCCACACCAAAGTAACAGAACTGAAGCATACCAAGCTGAAAGTAAATTTCGATTATCAGAAAGAGCAGATGAACGGGGAAGAATGGCTTACCGCTGCACCTTACTTTTATCCGAACAGCGAACTGATCCTTGATGCTAAAGGAATGCTGATCCAGGAAGTGGCTCTGGATAATAATGGTAAAAAATCATCTTTAAAATATGATTATAAAGATGATGTCTTAAAAATTACTTTAGACAAGACCTATCAGAAAAATCAGGATTATACGGTATATATCAAGTATACGGCCCGCCCGAATGAAGTGAAACAGCAGGGAAGTGCTGCTATCAATGATGCCAAAGGTTTATATTTCATCAATGCACAGGGAAAAGATGCAGATAAGCCTACCCAGATCTGGACACAGGGTGAAACGGAATCTTCTTCTGCATGGTTTCCGACCATAGATAAATCCAACCAGAAAACCACCCAGGAAATCTACATGACGGTTCCTGATAAATATGTAACGCTTTCCAACGGAATCTTAAAACAGTCTCAGAAAGAAGCAAACGGGCAGAGGACGGATCATTGGGTAATGGATAAAAGGCATTCTACCTATCTTTTCTTTATGGGCGTGGGCGAATATGCAGTGGTGAAAGACAAATGGAGAAATATTCCGGTTGATTATTATATTGAAAAAGAATACGAGCCCTATGCTAAACAGATTTACGGAAATACCCCGGAAATGATGGAGTTTTTCTCCAAAAGGCTCGGCTATGATTATCCGTGGGCAAAATACGCTCAGATTTCAGGAAGGGATTACGTAAGCGGGGCCATGGAAAATACAACCGCAACCTTACACGGAAGCGACATTTTACAGAAACCGGGACAGTTAATAGACGAAAATACCTGGGAAGATACCATTGCCCACGAATTGTTCCACCATTGGTTCGGGGATCTGGTAACGGCGGAAAGCTGGAGCAACCTTACCGTTAACGAATCTTTTGCCAACTATTCCGAATACCTGTGGAACGAATACAAGTACGGGAAAGACCAGGCAGATTACCACCAGATGAAAGATGTGAATAATTACATTCACAACCCTTCTGACTTTAAGAAAGACCTGGTAAGATTCGATTATGATTCCCGAGAAGATGTATTTGATCTGGTTACCTATCAGAAAGGCGGAGGAATCCTTCATATGCTGAGAAATTATCTGGGTGACGATGCCTTCTTTGCAGGAATGCAGGATTACCTGAAAACCTATGAATACCAGAATGCAGAAGCCCACCAGCTGAGGTTGTCATTTGAAAAAGTATCAGGAAAAGACCTGAACTGGTTCTTCAATCAGTGGTATTTCGGAAGCGGGAATCCGAAAATTAATTACTCGTATACCTTCGAGCCGGTTAAAAAACAGATTACCGTAACCCTGAACCAGACTCAGGAACAGCCGTTTGAATTCCCTCTTGCAATCGATGTTTATGACAACGGAAAACCTAAGCGGTACAATGTCTGGGTAAATGCCGCAGCAAAAAATACCTTCAGTTTTGATGTTTCTAAAAATGCAGATCTGGTAAACATCAATGCAGACGGTATTCTGCTGGCAGAAATTACCGATACCAAAACACCGGAACAGTATCTGATGCAGTTTACCGGTTCCAAAGAATTTAAAAGCAGGTACAATGCTCTGAACGGGATTAAAGACCAGATAGGAAAAAATCCGGCAGCAACGAAATTACTGGCAACAGCATTAAAAGACCCTTATTTCAGAACAAGGATCAAGGCTTTGCAGTTAATGGACCTTTCAAATCCGGAACAGCTTAAGGCGTTGGGTTCCGATGTTGAAAAACTGGCTTCAAATGACCCTAAAACATTGGTTCAGGCTGCAGCAATTTCAGCATTGGCAAAGACAAAAGACAGAAAGTACCTTCCTGTTTTCGACAAAGGAGTCAATGCCGTTTCAAATGCCGTAAAAGGGAGTTCCGTAAGTGCCGTAATAGCTGTTGATCCGTCAAGAGCAAGTGCGCTGGCAGAAAAGATAGACCTTGATGGAGCATCCGAAACTCTGATGAGCCAGATGCTGCCGATTGTCGTGAAAAATAAAGTGACTTCCCAGATGTCCAATATTGCCCAGCTGGTAGCATTTTATCCTTTTATTAAATTCCAGAATCCGGAATTGGGAAAATCTGCGGAAGAAGGCTATAACTGGATTATGAGTTCTGATAACCTGAAAGCAACAGAAAGCATTACAAAAATAATAATGCAGGCAAAAGGCCAGATGGGTGACAATCCTCAGGTAAAAATGATGATTTCCCAGATGCTTAAAGACGGTTTGAATAAAAAAGTAGAGCTTCTGAGACAGAATCCCCAGAATGCGGCAAGCATCAATAAACAGATTGATGTCATGAATAAGGCGATTGAAGATTTTAAATAA
- a CDS encoding aldehyde dehydrogenase family protein codes for MSTVTEQESGTVLQWPEFKSRYDNYIDGKYTAPVNGQYFDVVSPVNGKNFTQAAHSSKEDLELAVNAAEKAFQTWKDTSSTERSIILNKIADRIEQNLEYLATVETIDNGKAVRETLAADIPLAVDHFRYFASVIRADEGSHNELDKDTVSLIVHEPLGVIAQIIPWNFPILMAVWKLAPALAAGNCVVLKPAESTPISILVLMELVGDLLPPGVVNIVNGFGAELGRALVTNPKVNKAAFTGSTATGRLVMQYATENIIPVTLELGGKSPNVFFSSVMDADDEFLDKAIEGAVLFALNQGEICTCPSRLLVQEDIADAFMEKVIERVKAIKVGNPLDKTVMMGAQASKIQKDKILSYIQLGKEEGAEVLVGGDVSHMGEDLENGYYIQPTIFKGNNRMRIFQEEIFGPVLAFTTFKDEEEGIKIANDTIYGLGAGVWTRDAHQLYNVPRKIQAGRVWVNQYHSYPAGAPFGGYKQSGIGRENHKMMLDHYRQTKNMLISYNKNKLGFF; via the coding sequence ATGAGTACAGTTACAGAACAGGAATCAGGGACCGTTTTACAGTGGCCTGAATTTAAAAGCAGATATGACAACTATATTGACGGGAAATACACCGCACCGGTAAACGGGCAGTATTTCGATGTGGTTTCTCCGGTAAACGGAAAAAACTTCACCCAGGCAGCACACTCGTCTAAAGAAGACCTGGAACTGGCGGTTAACGCCGCAGAAAAAGCTTTTCAGACCTGGAAAGATACCTCATCTACGGAAAGAAGTATTATTTTAAATAAAATAGCCGACAGAATTGAGCAGAACCTTGAATATCTGGCGACGGTAGAAACTATTGACAACGGTAAAGCCGTGAGAGAAACGCTGGCTGCGGATATACCATTGGCTGTTGACCATTTCAGATATTTCGCTTCCGTAATCAGGGCAGATGAAGGTTCCCATAATGAACTGGATAAAGATACTGTTTCTTTGATCGTTCATGAGCCGCTGGGTGTCATTGCACAGATCATTCCCTGGAACTTCCCGATACTGATGGCCGTATGGAAACTGGCTCCGGCTCTGGCAGCAGGAAACTGCGTGGTGCTGAAGCCGGCAGAAAGCACGCCGATTTCAATCCTGGTATTAATGGAGCTTGTCGGAGACCTGCTTCCTCCGGGAGTCGTTAACATCGTCAATGGTTTTGGGGCAGAACTCGGAAGGGCACTGGTGACCAATCCTAAAGTGAACAAAGCAGCATTTACGGGGTCTACGGCTACAGGCCGTCTGGTCATGCAGTATGCTACGGAGAACATTATTCCGGTAACATTGGAATTAGGCGGAAAATCCCCGAATGTTTTCTTCAGCTCAGTAATGGATGCGGATGACGAATTTTTGGATAAAGCGATTGAAGGAGCAGTACTGTTTGCCCTGAATCAGGGTGAAATCTGTACCTGTCCGTCCAGATTACTGGTTCAGGAAGATATCGCCGATGCTTTCATGGAAAAAGTGATTGAAAGGGTGAAAGCGATCAAAGTAGGGAACCCGCTGGATAAAACGGTGATGATGGGTGCGCAGGCTTCCAAAATCCAGAAAGATAAAATCCTTTCTTATATCCAGTTGGGAAAAGAAGAAGGTGCGGAAGTACTTGTAGGAGGTGATGTCAGCCACATGGGTGAAGACCTTGAGAACGGATATTATATCCAGCCGACCATCTTTAAAGGAAACAACAGGATGAGGATTTTCCAGGAGGAAATTTTCGGGCCGGTCCTGGCATTTACTACATTTAAAGATGAAGAAGAAGGTATTAAAATTGCCAACGATACCATTTACGGATTGGGAGCAGGCGTATGGACAAGGGATGCGCACCAGCTGTATAATGTTCCGCGTAAGATCCAGGCGGGAAGAGTGTGGGTAAACCAATACCATTCTTACCCTGCAGGAGCACCTTTCGGTGGGTACAAGCAGTCGGGAATAGGCAGGGAGAACCATAAAATGATGCTGGACCACTACCGCCAGACTAAAAATATGCTGATTTCATACAATAAGAACAAATTAGGGTTCTTTTAA